A region from the Halosolutus gelatinilyticus genome encodes:
- a CDS encoding DUF373 family protein: protein MTTLVVCLDRTDDVGRKTGLRSPVVGWEAVRALVTDVGLADPEDSGVNALLETLRVAQDLRDENEDVVVAVVSGDRESMVSADRAVARQLDDLMVEHDPGSAVVVIDSAEDERLVPIVESRVQVDSVDRVVVRQARDIESTYYLLKQFLADEELRQTVLVPLGLTLLVFPLLAMRFSAAEGAAAITTVIGLFLLYKGFSVDEIMTGVAHQVRESLYSGQVSVVTYVVAAGLTLVGVFAGALGASGLDDPQGVLIPAMWFAFDSVPWLAMAALTASAGRLLDELIDEEPVRRSYLNLPFIVVAVGLVIRGFSAYFLEQQDVIGPIVVPHVEFGRLTVDRFAMAAGERLALYVVTAIVVSLVGTLVASHFSRTVERGDRGERVDGGAAESELTDGGPQTDDAAAPGDVSPASYPDSEAEYEADRSQADDRPDDDRSESKPDGETDVYRSE from the coding sequence GTGACAACGCTGGTCGTCTGTCTCGATCGGACCGACGACGTGGGGCGAAAGACCGGCCTCCGATCGCCCGTCGTCGGCTGGGAGGCAGTTCGCGCGCTCGTGACCGACGTCGGCCTCGCGGATCCCGAAGATTCGGGCGTCAACGCCTTACTGGAGACGCTGCGCGTTGCCCAGGACCTTCGCGACGAAAACGAGGACGTCGTCGTCGCCGTCGTCTCGGGGGACCGAGAGTCGATGGTCTCCGCCGATCGGGCAGTCGCGCGCCAGCTCGACGATCTCATGGTGGAGCACGACCCCGGCTCCGCGGTCGTCGTGATCGACAGCGCGGAGGACGAGCGACTCGTGCCGATCGTCGAGAGCCGCGTGCAGGTGGACTCGGTCGATCGGGTGGTCGTCCGGCAAGCCCGCGACATCGAGTCGACCTACTATCTGCTCAAGCAGTTCCTCGCCGACGAGGAGCTTCGCCAGACGGTGCTCGTTCCCCTGGGGCTGACGCTGCTCGTGTTTCCGCTCCTTGCGATGCGGTTCAGCGCCGCGGAAGGGGCGGCCGCAATCACCACCGTCATCGGGCTCTTCCTGCTCTACAAGGGCTTCAGCGTCGACGAGATCATGACCGGCGTCGCCCACCAGGTGCGCGAGTCGCTGTACTCCGGGCAGGTCTCGGTGGTCACCTACGTCGTCGCCGCCGGCCTGACGCTGGTCGGGGTGTTCGCCGGCGCCCTCGGCGCGTCGGGGCTCGACGACCCGCAAGGCGTCCTGATCCCCGCGATGTGGTTCGCCTTCGACAGCGTGCCGTGGCTCGCGATGGCCGCCCTCACCGCCAGCGCCGGCCGGCTCCTCGACGAACTCATCGACGAGGAGCCGGTCAGGCGATCGTACCTCAATCTGCCGTTCATCGTCGTCGCCGTCGGACTGGTGATCCGGGGCTTTTCCGCGTACTTCCTCGAACAGCAGGACGTGATTGGTCCGATCGTCGTCCCGCACGTCGAATTCGGGCGACTCACCGTCGACAGGTTCGCCATGGCGGCCGGCGAGCGGCTGGCGCTGTACGTCGTCACCGCGATCGTCGTGAGCCTCGTCGGCACGCTCGTCGCCTCGCACTTCAGCCGAACCGTCGAGCGCGGCGACCGCGGTGAGCGCGTCGACGGTGGAGCCGCCGAATCCGAACTCACCGACGGCGGGCCGCAGACCGACGACGCGGCCGCTCCCGGAGACGTCTCACCCGCATCATATCCCGACTCCGAAGCGGAGTACGAGGCCGATCGATCGCAGGCGGACGATCGGCCGGACGACGATCGCTCCGAGTCGAAACCCGACGGAGAAACCGACGTCTATCGATCCGAATAA
- the sppA gene encoding signal peptide peptidase SppA has translation MVSSEGIGRLAIVLVGAAAFAAIGVGLFVLFPETLADLLGVLAALAVVAVGLRFSSSIADSVFPGYDVAEVAVEGPITRDGGGGPLPSSPRATPADDVVEQIDRANEDGNARALLLKLNTPGGEVVPSDDIRLAAERFDGPTIAYTNDVCASGGYWIASGCDELWARDGSIVGSIGVIGSRVNASDFADKVGLSYERFAAGEYKDAGTPLKELEEDERAYLQGLIDDYYETFVERVSDGRDLDPEFVRDTEARIYLGDDAYELGLVDHLGTRREIETKLADRLDTDEVTVEEFEPERPLMARVGAGARSIAYAFGAGIAGVWFGEGRDSGFRLRS, from the coding sequence GTGGTCAGTAGCGAAGGAATCGGCCGGCTGGCGATCGTGCTCGTCGGCGCCGCAGCGTTCGCCGCCATCGGTGTCGGCCTGTTCGTCCTCTTCCCGGAGACGCTGGCGGATCTGCTCGGCGTCCTCGCCGCGCTCGCCGTCGTCGCAGTCGGGCTCCGGTTTTCGAGTTCGATCGCCGACTCGGTGTTTCCGGGGTACGACGTCGCTGAAGTGGCCGTCGAGGGGCCGATCACGCGCGACGGCGGCGGCGGGCCGCTGCCGTCGAGCCCGCGGGCGACGCCGGCCGACGACGTCGTCGAACAGATCGACCGGGCGAACGAGGACGGCAACGCGCGGGCGCTGTTGCTGAAGCTCAACACGCCGGGCGGCGAGGTCGTCCCCAGCGACGACATCCGCCTCGCCGCCGAACGCTTCGACGGGCCGACGATCGCGTACACGAACGACGTCTGCGCCAGCGGCGGGTACTGGATCGCCAGCGGCTGCGACGAGCTCTGGGCCCGCGACGGAAGCATCGTCGGCTCGATCGGCGTCATCGGCTCGCGGGTGAACGCGAGCGATTTCGCCGACAAGGTGGGACTCTCCTATGAGCGGTTCGCCGCGGGCGAGTACAAGGACGCCGGCACCCCGCTGAAGGAACTCGAAGAGGACGAGCGCGCGTACCTCCAGGGGCTAATCGACGACTACTACGAGACGTTCGTCGAGCGGGTCAGCGACGGACGCGACCTCGACCCGGAATTCGTCCGCGATACCGAGGCCCGGATCTACCTCGGCGACGACGCGTACGAACTCGGCCTCGTCGATCACCTCGGTACCCGCCGCGAGATCGAGACCAAACTCGCCGATCGGCTGGACACCGACGAGGTCACCGTCGAGGAGTTCGAGCCCGAACGGCCGCTGATGGCTCGCGTCGGCGCGGGGGCTCGATCGATCGCCTACGCCTTCGGCGCAGGAATCGCCGGCGTCTGGTTCGGCGAGGGGCGCGATTCCGGATTTCGGCTGCGGAGCTGA
- a CDS encoding carboxylate--amine ligase, producing the protein MHRQQDDAGVFVPGIDAPSTAACLRSLRPRGVRTIVGSERPTTPSAASRYCDEFVRVPDPRTGLTAYGEALLSIAERADVRTIVPVREEDVYVLSANREAFADSVATPWPTFDRLRRVQDRVELFDAAETAGVAIPETAPMDAWDDWDRETIVKPRYTVAAPAYLGPEVDGGDIGSTTYRTPGVEPDVADWINRYGHVPLVQERVPDSREYGFFALYDEGEPVATFQHCQRRGWTYAGGPSAYRESVYDQDLEDAGRSLLDELDWHGLAMVEFLRDPDSGVFKLMEINPRFWSSLPFSVRVGADFPYYYWRMASGDPIEPGPTYDVGVGGHLLRGEVSYLASVVTDDYPLVERPPLAGALRDVLGSLVREPRFDYAVADDPLPFVRDGANVAGEWWTKYVRPRLAGARTEGATGPEAGTGAETDSIDGGRDPADIDVDASQ; encoded by the coding sequence ATGCACCGACAGCAGGACGACGCGGGCGTGTTCGTGCCCGGGATCGACGCCCCGAGCACCGCGGCCTGTCTGCGCTCGCTGCGTCCGCGCGGCGTCCGGACGATCGTCGGCTCCGAGCGGCCGACGACCCCGTCGGCCGCCTCCAGATACTGCGACGAGTTCGTCCGGGTTCCGGATCCTCGAACCGGGTTGACCGCGTACGGCGAGGCGCTGCTCTCGATCGCCGAGCGGGCCGACGTCCGGACGATCGTTCCCGTTCGAGAGGAGGACGTCTACGTTCTGTCGGCGAACAGGGAGGCCTTCGCCGACTCGGTCGCGACGCCGTGGCCGACGTTCGATCGCCTTCGCCGGGTCCAGGATCGGGTCGAACTCTTCGACGCGGCCGAGACGGCCGGCGTCGCGATTCCCGAGACCGCGCCGATGGACGCGTGGGACGACTGGGACCGCGAGACGATCGTCAAACCGCGGTACACCGTCGCCGCGCCGGCGTACCTCGGGCCGGAGGTCGACGGGGGCGATATCGGATCGACGACGTATCGGACGCCCGGCGTCGAACCCGACGTCGCGGACTGGATCAATCGGTACGGCCACGTGCCGCTCGTACAGGAACGGGTACCGGACTCGCGGGAGTACGGGTTCTTCGCGCTCTACGACGAGGGCGAGCCAGTCGCCACGTTCCAGCACTGCCAGCGCCGCGGCTGGACGTACGCCGGCGGGCCGAGCGCGTACCGGGAGTCCGTCTACGATCAGGACCTGGAGGACGCCGGCCGATCGCTGCTCGACGAACTCGACTGGCACGGCCTCGCGATGGTGGAGTTCCTGCGCGATCCCGACAGCGGCGTGTTCAAACTGATGGAGATCAACCCCCGGTTCTGGTCGTCGCTCCCGTTTTCCGTCCGCGTCGGCGCCGACTTCCCGTACTACTACTGGCGGATGGCGAGCGGCGACCCGATCGAGCCCGGCCCGACCTACGATGTCGGCGTCGGCGGTCACCTGCTCCGCGGCGAGGTGAGCTACCTCGCGAGCGTCGTCACCGACGACTACCCCCTCGTCGAGCGGCCGCCGCTCGCGGGCGCGCTCCGGGACGTTCTCGGGTCGCTCGTTCGCGAACCGCGGTTCGACTACGCCGTCGCCGACGATCCGCTCCCGTTCGTCCGGGACGGCGCGAACGTCGCCGGCGAATGGTGGACGAAGTACGTCCGCCCTCGGCTGGCCGGCGCCCGAACGGAGGGCGCGACAGGGCCGGAAGCGGGGACGGGGGCCGAAACAGACTCGATCGACGGCGGGCGAGATCCCGCCGATATCGATGTCGACGCGTCACAGTAG
- a CDS encoding coiled-coil protein, giving the protein MVDESKNIELTEDDLENKSKGQLIKMAGQLRDRRNELNQMASERASKRDELNAKTREKVDEAQEHREKRDELNEQVQEHKEQRNELNAEANELFDKVEKLKSDMELDEGKDLEELEEEIEQLEFKQQTEVLSSEEEKELIEKIESKREEYEERKQKLDQNEDLEALVEEAEEVRSEASKHHQKVTELADQAQEHHNKMIEAYREADDIRDEADDMHENFVEAQEAADQHHEDFVRVQKRLRELDKKEEEQRKSARDKKKEAAKEEAEEIYQKFKEGETLDTEDLMKLQKTGLL; this is encoded by the coding sequence ATGGTAGACGAATCGAAAAACATCGAACTGACAGAGGACGACCTCGAGAACAAATCGAAAGGACAGCTCATCAAGATGGCCGGTCAGCTGCGAGACCGGCGAAACGAGCTGAACCAGATGGCTTCCGAGCGGGCTTCCAAACGCGACGAGTTGAACGCGAAGACCCGCGAGAAGGTCGACGAGGCCCAAGAGCACCGCGAGAAGCGCGACGAGCTCAACGAGCAGGTCCAAGAACACAAGGAACAGCGCAACGAGCTCAACGCCGAGGCCAACGAGCTGTTCGACAAGGTCGAGAAGCTCAAGTCGGACATGGAGCTCGACGAGGGCAAGGACCTCGAAGAACTCGAGGAGGAGATCGAACAGCTCGAGTTCAAACAGCAGACCGAAGTCCTCTCCAGCGAGGAGGAAAAGGAGCTCATCGAGAAGATCGAGTCCAAGCGCGAGGAGTACGAGGAGCGCAAGCAGAAACTCGACCAGAATGAGGACTTAGAGGCGCTCGTCGAAGAAGCCGAGGAAGTCCGATCGGAAGCCTCCAAACACCACCAGAAGGTGACGGAGCTCGCGGACCAGGCCCAGGAGCACCACAACAAGATGATCGAGGCCTACCGCGAGGCCGACGACATCCGCGACGAGGCCGACGACATGCACGAGAACTTCGTCGAGGCCCAGGAGGCCGCCGACCAGCACCACGAGGACTTCGTGCGCGTCCAGAAGCGCCTGCGCGAACTGGACAAGAAAGAAGAGGAACAGCGCAAGTCCGCACGCGACAAGAAGAAAGAAGCGGCCAAAGAGGAGGCCGAGGAGATCTATCAGAAGTTCAAGGAAGGCGAAACCCTCGACACCGAGGACCTGATGAAACTCCAGAAGACGGGACTGCTCTAG